The Nicotiana tabacum cultivar K326 chromosome 14, ASM71507v2, whole genome shotgun sequence genome contains a region encoding:
- the LOC107823609 gene encoding vesicle-associated membrane protein 724: MVQESFIYSFVARGTMVLAEYTEFTGNFPAIAAQCLQKLPSSNNKFTYNCDHHTFNFLVEDGYAYCVVAKESAGKQISVAFLERVRADFKKRYGGGKADTAVAKSLNKEFGPVMKEHMQYIIDHADEIEKLLKVNAQVSEVKSIMLENIEKAIERGQNLTTLNDKAEDLRDSAQEFKKKGTQIRRKMWYQNMKIKLVVLAIILFLVLIIWLSVCRGFNCAN, translated from the exons atggtTCAAGAATCTTTCATATATAGCTTTGTAGCGCGTGGTACAATGGTACTAGCTGAGTATACCGAGTTTACTGGAAATTTCCCGGCGATAGCAGCTCAGTGTTTACAGAAACTGCCTTCTTCAAACAACAAGTTTACTTATAATTGTGATCACCATACTTTTAACTTCCTTGTTGAAGATGGTTATG CTTATTGTGTTGTCGCCAAAGAATCTGCGGGGAAGCAAATTTCTGTTGCATTTTTAGAACGTGTAAGAGCTGATTTTAAGAAAAGATATGGTGGTGGTAAAGCAGATACCGCCGTGGCTAAAAGTCTTAATAAAGAGTTTGG ACCTGTCATGAAAGAGCACATGCAGTATATAATTGACCATGCCGATGAGATTGAGAAACTATTAAAAGTTAACGCCCAGGTGTCTGAAGTCAAAAGTATTATGTTGGAGAATATAGAAAAG GCCATTGAAAGAGGGCAAAACTTGACTACACTTAACGACAAGGCTGAAGATCTGCGTGATTCG GCCCAAGAATTCAAGAAAAAGGGGACTCAAATACGGCGGAAAATGTGGTATCAGAATATGAAAATAAAGTTGGTTGTGCTAGCCATCATCCTATTTTTGGTTCTTATAATCTGGCTTTCAGTTTGTCGTGGCTTCAATTGCGCAAACTAG